The Streptomyces sp. NBC_00435 nucleotide sequence GCATATGAACGCACTAACGCGGCAGGGCCCTGACCCATATCAGCCATTTGCGCCCGCCAACACGCCACCGACCTGTCGGCGAACCCCTCGGCAATGCGTCCGACCTCGAAAAATGCCGGCCTCTCCATCGCCACGATCGTGCTGCTCGCGGTCTCCGGCGTGTACGCTCTGCTGCCGCCGAGCCAGCAGCTCGGATCCGGCGGCTCCGACCGACCCTCGCGATCCTTGTCGTACGGAGGCTGACGGCCGTGCAGAGCGCCAGGTCCGCAGGGGGCCAGTAGGCGACCCAGCAGTAGCAGGGCCAGGAGCACACCCCGGGCCCGTGGCTACGCCTCCCCGGGCGCCGGGTCCCCAGGCACCCGGTCCGACCCGTCGGCCGCTGCCCCGCCCGGGGCATGGCCGGCCGGGGCGGGGCCGGCCCGCTCCAGCACGGTGAACTCGCACCACACGCACTTCCCGCCGCCCCGCGGCTCCACTCCCCAGGCGTCCGCCAGCCGGTCCACCAGCATCAGTCCGCGCCCCGACACCGCCCAGTCGTCGGCCTCGCGCCGCCGCGGCAGGGCGCTGCTGGTGTCCTCCACCTCGATCCGGATCCGGCCCTCCGGGGTCAGCCGCATGCTGATGCCGCCGACGCCCTCCGTGTGGACCAGGGCGTTGGTCATCAGCTCGTCCGCCGCGAGCTCGATCTCGTCGGCCTGGTCCCACGCACCCCATGCCGCGGCGGCCGCCCGGATCAGGTGGCGGGCCATCGACGGGGCGTCCGGGTCGCCGGGGATCAGGCTGTGCCGGAGCGGTCCGCCGCCGTGCGGGACCGGGGTGCCGCGCCGGCGCAGCAGGAGCAGGGCCATGTCGTCCCCGCCGCCCGAGTCGCCGACCAGGTCGCACAGCACATCGGCGAGTTCCTCCACGTCCGTCGGCCCGTCCCGGACCGCCTCCATGAGCTCGCGCATCCCGATGTCGGCATCGGCGTCGGAGCCGTCCGCGGTACCGGCATCCCGGCCGGGCCGTTCCGTCAGGCCGTCCGTGCAGAGCAACAGGGTGTCCCCGGGGTGCAGTTCGAGGCTGGTGACGGGATACCCCGTACCCGAGGACGTGCCCGGGACCGTACCCGAAGCCGAGCCTGCCGCGGACGGCCCGGGCGACGGCAGGCCCAGTGGCAGCCCGCCCGCCACGTGGACCCGGTGGCAGCTGCCGTCCCCGCGCCGCACCACCGGGTCGAGGTGTCCGGCGCGGACCAGCTGGGTCATGCCGCTGAACAGGTCGATGTCGGCGTACGTGCAGGTGGCGAAACGTTCCGTCTCAAGGTCCCGCAGGAAGGCCGCGGCCCGCGCCATCGCCGCTCCGGGGGTGTGCCCTTCCGCCACGTACGCCCGCAGCGCGATCCGCAACTGGCCCATGACGGCCGCCGCGTCGGTGTCGTGGCCCTCCACGTCGCCGATCATCACGCCGACCCGGCCCGCGCCGAGCGGGACCACGTCGTACCAGTCGCCGCCGATGTCCCGCCCCATCCGGGCCGCCCGGTACCGTACGGCGATCCGCGCCCCCGCCACCTCGGGAATCCGGCGCGGCAGCATGGCCCGCTGGAGGCCCTCGGCGAGATCGTGCTCCTGCTCGAAGAGGATGGCCCGCTGCAGGCTCTGCGCGATGCCACTGCCGAGGGCCATCAGCACGTTGCGCTCCTCGGCGTCGAAGTCGCCCTCCCGCGCGTAGAGCAGGCCGAGCGCGCCGACGGGCCGGCCCTGGGCGATCAGCGGCAGGTAGACCCCGCTGCGGACGGACAGCGGCTCGACGTACGGCCACAGGCTCGGATAGCGGCGGCGGAACTCCTCGCGGGAGCCGAGGTACACCGGCCGCAGCGTGCGGACGGCCTCGCTCATCGGCAGCGGCGCGTCGATCCGCGTGTACTCGGTCTCCGGTACGTAAGCGCCCAGCTGCCCCTCCGCGACCAGGTGGATCCGGGCGCCGTCGACCACGCCGAGCATGACGCTGACCGCGCCGAGGTGGCCCAGGGCCTCGGGGTCCTTGAGGACGTCGGTGACGTCGTTGACGGTGCGGGCGTGCGCCAGGATCGCCGTGGTCCGCTCGACGACCCCGGTCATCCTGCGCCGGCCCTCGTCGCGCTCCCCCGCCGCTCCGGGCTCGCCGGGGTCGTGGGCGGCGTCGCGGACGATCCCGATGATCCGGTACGGGCGCTCGTCCGGGTCCCGCAGGATGTGGCCCTGGAAATGGGTCCACCCCGGGGACCCGTCCCGGGCGCGGCTGCGCACGTAGGCCCCGTAATGGCTGCGGCCGGCCTTGAGCGCCTGCGCGACCCGCGCGTCGAGCCGGGCCTCCTCGCCGGGCCCGAGGCGGATCCGCAGCCCGGCGGGGGTGCCGCTGAACTCTTCCGGGCGCAGGTCGAGGACCTCGAGGGCGGTGGTGTCCAGATACATCTGCCCGCTGTCGAGGTCCCAGTCGAAGGTGCCCATGCGGTTGAGCGCGAGGCTCGTGTCCGTACGGGCGGGCCACTCGACCTGGGGGGTCACACCCCTGTCGGCCACACCCTCAGGATCCCACTCTTCCCTCGCCCCCGCCGAACCCGCGGCCCTCCGCCCGAGGGCGCCGCGACCGGCCGCGGGCCCGGCCTCACACGGGCGAGGCCGGGCGGCCGGGCGAAGTGGCGGCGAGGACAGGATTCGAACCTGCGTCCACCCGGGATCAGAGCCGGGCGCTCCTCCGCAGAGCTTCCTCGCCGCCACGGCGATCATGGCTGGGGCCGCCGTTGCGGGCAACCGATTTCCGCGCGCCCCGCCGACGGCCGGTCACATCCACTCGCTCGCCGCCGCGCGCTTGCCGTTGCCGGAGAACACCCCGGCCGACCGGAGGGCGCTGGCCATGAGGGGGTCCGCAACAGCGACACCGTGCACCAGCTCGGGCGTCCGGCGGAAGGCGACGGCCCCGGCCGCCGGCCTGGGGGCGGTCCAGGCGCTGGCGACGGGGTCCCTGCGATGCCGGGCACAGACCTCCTCGACCAGCGAACGCGGGCATTCCTTCTCCCCCCGGAGCACCTCCCAGGGCAGCGGAAGCTCGGCCCAGACGTAGGTGTCGGGGTGCAGCCCGCCGCCGGTCATGCGGTGCCAGTAGGCCACATCGGCAGCCATCAGGCGGGGTACCTTCCCCGGGCAGAACCGGTCCAGGATCTTGTCCTGGCCCAGCTCCGTCAGGATCGCGAACCAGTGGGCGCGGGCCGTGTTCCACGCCTGCGCGGCCTGGTTCCACGTCGACGAGTCGTCGCCACGGCGCACGACCATCGATGCGCGCTCCAGCGGGTGCCGGTTCCAGGCGTCCTCCAGCAGGTCCGCGACCTGGCGCAGGAAGCCGTTCCACCGGACCAGCAGGTGAGTGAGGTCCTCGTCGGAGACTTCGGCCAGCACCTCCGGCGTGGGGTGCACATGCGCCACCGCGGCCCAGCAGGTCTGCCCGGGCCACGCCCGCAGGCGCTGGAACAGCGCCTCGGCGACCTCGTCGTAGGGCTGGCGCTGGGGGCCGTTGGTGAAGACGCTGCGCATGTGGCCCCGCGCCGTGAAGTACGCGATGAAGGCCGCCGTGTCCGGGTCCGCGGCGAAGAGACCGTACGGCAGTACCTGGGCGAGCGCTCCCTTGCCCGTCATCGTCACCTCGCGGCGGCGTTGCTCGTGGATCAGCCGCGCCAGCTTGGCCTCCATGCGGATCAGGAGCCGGAAGCGCTTGTTGTACTGGCGCTTGGACATCTCGCCGAGGCCGACAGCGGTTCGCTCCGCCCGGTCGAGCCGGTCCGTGCCGAAGTCGTTCTGGCCGTAGCCGCGGCTCATGGACCCGCCCGCACGCCGGATCACCGCCTCGATCCGGTCCGGATCGTCCCCGGCGCCGTCCGGCAGGTCGGGCAGGTCCGGGAACAGGCTTGCCGCACGCGCGAGTTGGCGCTGTGCGCCGACCGGGCGGGCGAAGTCCTCCCGCATGGAGGTGTAGCCGTGCCAGAGGTTCCGCAGCGAGTGTTCGGCGGCCTTGGCGAGTGCCGCCCCGGTGGCCTCGTCGGGAGCGGCGCCCTGCGCCGCATGAAGATCCTGGATGAGCCGGGCCACGTCCTCCGGACGCTTGCGCAGCGTCAGCGAGGCGTGCAGTTCACGGAGGAGGGCTTCGACGGCGGGCGACGGCATGGGCCTCACCCTGCCATTGCCCGACCAGGCGCCCAACTGGATATCCGCGGGCCGCGGCCACACCCTCCCCCGATCAATTCAACAGGAAATGGACCCAAGTCCCGGCCTGTCGTGACTTTTCCTGAATGGGTGACTTGTACGATTTCATCAAGATCGATCCGTTCGTGAGCATCTTTATCGGCGTCAGGAACCCTCCGACACAGGGTCTTTGGCGCCCGCAGCCGTGTGGGGTGTGGCTTGTCTCAAGCGCCGAAGACGACCGGAGAACCGGCCGACGGAACGAGGGAAGGGGTGGACGCGACCGAGCGCCTCCCCCGGCCCCCGACCCGAATACCCGTCCCCGCCACCCCCGCGCCGGCCACGGCCCCCGGCCCCGAGGGCGCCGGCGGTTCCCGTACCGGCAGCGGCAGCCTTGTCGTACGGCCGTACCGGGATCCGCTCGTTCTGGGTCCGCTCTTCCGCGGGGAGGAACCGGCCGAGGACGACTCCTTCCGCTCCGCCGACTCCACCGAGCCCGGACCCCCCATGGGCCACGGCGCGCCTGGCAGCGTCGATGGCCTTCGGCAGGGTGCCGGACCGGGGGCGGCACCCCGGCCCGGGGTGCGCTCCGTGGTGGGGCCGGCGCCCCGGACGATGCCCGCCGTACTCGATCCCGGACTCACCGAGCGGCCCGCGCGGGCCTGCTCCGGCTGGTGGGCCCTGCTCCTCGCCGGGACCGCCACGGCCGGCGCCGCCGCCCTCTCACGCTTCGAGCGCCTCCGCGCCTCCGCCTCCCCCGACGCCTGGCCCCTCGCCGTCGTCGTGTGCTGCGCGCTCCTCACGCTCACCGCGCTCGCCGGACTGCGTCGCGGCCGCGCCGGCCGGGCCTGGTCGCTGACCCTCTTCGGGCGCTACCGGGGCACGATCCGGCGTACCGGCCTCATCTGGTCCAGCCCCCTGCCCCGGCACACCCCCGTCGATGTCCGGCTGCGCCACTGGCGCGGCGAGCCGCTCGCCGTGGTCGACGCCGAAGGCACCGCCCTGCGGTGCGTCGTCCTCGTCGTGTGGCGGGTCAAGGACACCGCCCGCGCACTGCTCGCGGTCGACGACCACACCGCCTACCTGCGCGGACAGGTGGAGTCCGCGACCGCCCGGGTGCTCTCCCGACTGCCCGCCGACTCCTTCGGCCCGCGGCCTGCCGAACCGGAGACCCTGCGCGACACCGAGGCCGTCGGCGACGAACTGACCCGGCTGCTCGCCGCCGAATGCAGGGCGGTCGGCGTCGAAGTCTTCTCCGCCCGACCGCTGCACGTCGAGTACGCACCCGAGGTCGCCGCGGCGATGCAGCGCCGCCGGGTCGCCTCGATCGACGCCCGGCACCGGGACTCCGTCCTCACCTCCGTGCTCGACGCCGTCGACGACACCGTTCACCGGATGTCGGACCGCGGGCTCGTGGGCCTGGACGACTACGAACGCAAGGCCCTGGTCAAGGACTTGACCGTGGCCTTCTACACGGCGCGCGGCCCTGCCGCCGACGCCCGCTGAAAACACCCCCGATGGGAGAGGAACCACGCATGCGCACGCCCGAGTTCACCGAGGAAATACCCGACGCCTGCGACTGCGCCGGCTGCGCCCGCGGTACGACGGCCGTCGCGGCCGCCGCACACCGCCGTCGCTGCACCCTGCGCGGCGCGGTGGTCGCGGCCGTCGGCGCCACACTGCTGATGGGCACCGGAGCAGGCGCCGCGTCCGCCGAGCCGGCGCCGGCCCATGCGGGCCGGGACGGCTCGAAGTACTGGTACAAGGACGCCACCGGCTGGTGGCGCTGGACCTCGCACTACAGCAAGTACGTGGCGAACAGCGGTGGTTCGGGAGCCGGAGCCGGCAAGGCCGCTTCCGCCGGCTCCCCGTCGGTGCGCACCGCCGAGCCCACTTTCCGCGGCCGCGCGGGCTGGGACTCGACGGACCGCGTGTACTGGTACAAGGACGCGACCGGCTGGTGGCGCTGGACCAGCCACAAGGACAAGTACGAGCGCTTCGCGGGTGGTTCCGGCTCGTCCGGCTCCTCCCGCTCCTCGGGTTCCGGCGGCTCCAGCACCCCCGTCCGCCAGGGCACCGAGGCCGCCATCTCCTTTGCCAGCAGCCACCTCGGCGACGCGTACCGCTGGGGCGGCAACGGCCCCCACAGCTGGGACTGCTCGGGCCTGGTGCAGGCCGCCTACCGCTCGGCGGGCATCTCCCTGCCCCGTGTGGCCGCCGACCAGTACCGGGCCACCACCCCGATATCCCGCTCCGAACTGCGCCGCGGCGACCTGGTGTTCTGGAGCTCGAACGGCAGCGCGTCGGGCATCCACCACGTCGCCGTCTACCTCGGCGACGGAAAGTACATCGAGGCCCCCCGGCCGGGCAAGCAGGTCCGCGTCTCCAGCTTCAGCGCGTACAACCCGACCATGTACGGTCGCGTGCGCTGACGAGCTCGGGGGGAACTGAGGTCGAGTCGTGCCGGCCCGGCGCTTCGACGGGACCTCGTACCCGCCGCTCCCGGACGGACCTCCCCGAGGGCCACCGGCCCTCGGGGAGGTCCGTGTACTGGGCAGAGCCCTTGCGGTCACTGGCCGCCAGTACCGGCGTCACCACCACCGTCCGTACCTGCTCCGGGTCCGACCGGAGAGGGCGGAGGCGCGATCCGCGTGGTGGGCGGCGGAGGCGGGGGCGGCGGCGCGATCAGCGTGGTGGCGGGGGCCGGCGGGGGCGGGGGCGGCGGCGGGGGCGTCTCAGGCCGCGCCGGCGTCACGGGGGGCTTGGGCTCCGGCGCCGCCGAGGAGGTCTTGAGCGGGGCCGGAGGTGATGGTTCCGCCGAGCTCCGCAACGACGGCGACGGCGTCGGGGACTTTGAGGGCGTCGCCGACGGGGACTTGGAAGGCGACACCGAGGGGGACGGCGAGGGGGACGCCGAGGGCGACTTGGACGCCGATTCCGAGGGCGAGACCGACGGGGACACGGACGGCGACACCGACGGGGACACCGAAGGTGACTCGGACGGCGACACCGACGGCGAGACCGACGGGGACACCGAAGGTGACTCGGACGGCGACACCGACGGCGAGACCGACGGGGACACCGAAGGTGACTCGGACGGCGACACCGACGGCGAGACCGACGGCGAGACCGAAGGCGAAACCGACGTCGACTGCGAGGGCGAGACCGACGGGGAGTGCGACGACGTCGGCGTCGGCGTGATCACCGGCAGGGTCGGGATCACCGGCGGCGGGATCGGCTTGTCGTGCCGGCCGTGGTGGTCGCCCCGGCCGCGCTCGAACCAGCGGTTGTCGTGGTAGTTGTAGATCACGAAGTTGTTCACGATGGTCACGGACGGGGCGATGACCACCACCTGCGCGGGCTGGTACGAGGTCCAGGGCTGACCGAACCGCTTCGGGTTGGCCTGCAGCGCCACCGGCGGGCCCAGCGGGTTCCCGCAGGCGCAGCGCACCCGCGGCACCCCGCGGTCGTCGACCAGCACGGCCGTCCCGGCCTGCAGTACGGCCTGGTAGCTGGTGGGCTGGCCGTCCCGGAAGCCGTGGTTGGTCACCCGGGTGTCCATCCGCAGCTGCACGGGGGTCAGGGAGCGCAGGTACTCCGGCACGGCCGTCGGCTGGATGCCGAGCGCCGAGGCGAAAGCGGCGTTCTTGGCCGGCTGCGCCGACAGCACCTGGATCTGCTTCTCGACGTCACAGCTGGCGACGTTCTGCGTGCCCCCGAACAGGGTGGGCGAGGATCCGCTGATGCTGCGGGTCGGCGCGGTACCCGACGAAGACTTCGACGGCGGTGGGGACGGAGGCGGAGCCGGCGGGGTCTCCGGCGGCGGTGTGGCCTCCGGCGGCGGTGTGGCGTCCTTGGCGGCCGTGGACTCCGTGAACGGGTCCGGGCCGGAGGCCGCGGCGGGCTGCAGGAAGACCTCGTTGCCCGCGTTGGTGCTGGTGCCCCCGCCACCGCTCGGCCTGGTCAGTACGACCGCCAGGGCCACGGCCGCCGCGATGGCGACGATCGTGGTGGCGAGCCGGGGCACGGAGCGCCACCAGGGCTTGTGCGGGGGCTCCGGGGGTATTCCCCCGGAGCCCCCGGGCGGGGCGGGCGGCGGGGGCGGCGGCGGGCCTTCGCGCCCGCCTGACAGGGGTCCTGAAGGCGGGCCCGTGGGGCGCCCCGACGACGGCGGCGGCTGTGACGGCGGCTGTCCCGGCTGTGTCGGCCACGGCGGCTGCTGGCCGGAGGGTTGAGTGGTCACGGGCTCTTCTTCCCATGCGGAGGGGTTCCGGTCCCCTATGGACGTTCCGCGGGTCTTCAACGGAAATCTCCGGATTTATTGCACTCCTGGCGACCATTGTGTGCGCCGTCCGGGTGGTGGCCGCAAGCCGAGGGTGCCTACGGTGGCAGGGTGAGCGCTTCTTCGGCACCGACCGCGGCACCCGTCCCGGCCCCGACCGCGCGAGCCTGGCGCGACGCCCTCGTCGCCGTCCTCGCGGGGTTCGTGGTGATGGCGGTCGTCGCCGCCGCGGGCCTGTACCTGGCGGGCGCCGGCGACCTACCCGGCGGGGCGTTCCCGCACGTGGTGGCCGCCGTCGTCGTGCTGGCCGCCGGCGGCCAGATGGACGTGACGGGCGGGGCCGGGTTCCTGGCGGGGGCCGACGCGAGCCTGTCCGTGCTCCCCCTCTCCGTCAGCCTGGCCGGCGCGCTGACCGCCGGCTGGCTCTTCCTGCGCCCCCTGCACAACCGGGCGGTGGCGGGTGCCCGCGAACTCCTCGCCCGCGCCGTGCCCTTGGTGATCCTGTGGCTGGCCGCGCTGACCGGAGCCGCCCTCCTCGCCCGCCAGGAGTTCGCGATCTCCACGGGCGACTCGGTCCTCGGGGACATCGGTGAAATCCTCGACGCCGGACCGACGGTGGGATTCGAGGCGGCGGTCCCCGCCACTCTCGGTTTCGGACTGCTCTGGATCCTGGGCCTGTTGCTGATCGCCCTGCTGGTCTCGCGCCGCGCGCCGCTCCCGGCGGGCCTGGTGCGCTTCCACTCGGCGGTGCGGCCCGCGGCGTTCGCCGTGGTCGCGCTGCTCCTCGCCTACGTCGTCGTCGGCATCGGCGTCGGCCTGGTGGTGGCGGTGACCCAGGGGCACGCGGGCCGCACCCTGGCGGTGATCCTGCTGGGCCTGCCGAACCTCGTCTGGCCCGCCCTCACGCTCGGCTTCGGCGGAGCCTGGGAAGGCACGGCCGAGGGGCCGTTCGGGCTGCCCATGCCGCAGGTCCTCGACCAGGCGCTGCGCGCCTCCGGATCCGATGCCGGCGCCGGGCTCTCCAGCATCGACGTGGCCTCGCTCGCCGAGCGGGACTCCCGGGCCTGGTGGCTGGTGGTGCTGGCCGTCGTCCTGCTGCTCGGCACGGGCGCGCTGGCGGCCGCCCGCTCGCCGGGGTACGTCCGCCCCTGGAAGCACGCCCTCCACCTGGCGGTGGCCCTCGCGCTGGCCACGCTGGTGGTCTGCCTGC carries:
- a CDS encoding SpoIIE family protein phosphatase, producing the protein MADRGVTPQVEWPARTDTSLALNRMGTFDWDLDSGQMYLDTTALEVLDLRPEEFSGTPAGLRIRLGPGEEARLDARVAQALKAGRSHYGAYVRSRARDGSPGWTHFQGHILRDPDERPYRIIGIVRDAAHDPGEPGAAGERDEGRRRMTGVVERTTAILAHARTVNDVTDVLKDPEALGHLGAVSVMLGVVDGARIHLVAEGQLGAYVPETEYTRIDAPLPMSEAVRTLRPVYLGSREEFRRRYPSLWPYVEPLSVRSGVYLPLIAQGRPVGALGLLYAREGDFDAEERNVLMALGSGIAQSLQRAILFEQEHDLAEGLQRAMLPRRIPEVAGARIAVRYRAARMGRDIGGDWYDVVPLGAGRVGVMIGDVEGHDTDAAAVMGQLRIALRAYVAEGHTPGAAMARAAAFLRDLETERFATCTYADIDLFSGMTQLVRAGHLDPVVRRGDGSCHRVHVAGGLPLGLPSPGPSAAGSASGTVPGTSSGTGYPVTSLELHPGDTLLLCTDGLTERPGRDAGTADGSDADADIGMRELMEAVRDGPTDVEELADVLCDLVGDSGGGDDMALLLLRRRGTPVPHGGGPLRHSLIPGDPDAPSMARHLIRAAAAAWGAWDQADEIELAADELMTNALVHTEGVGGISMRLTPEGRIRIEVEDTSSALPRRREADDWAVSGRGLMLVDRLADAWGVEPRGGGKCVWCEFTVLERAGPAPAGHAPGGAAADGSDRVPGDPAPGEA
- a CDS encoding SPFH domain-containing protein; protein product: MDATERLPRPPTRIPVPATPAPATAPGPEGAGGSRTGSGSLVVRPYRDPLVLGPLFRGEEPAEDDSFRSADSTEPGPPMGHGAPGSVDGLRQGAGPGAAPRPGVRSVVGPAPRTMPAVLDPGLTERPARACSGWWALLLAGTATAGAAALSRFERLRASASPDAWPLAVVVCCALLTLTALAGLRRGRAGRAWSLTLFGRYRGTIRRTGLIWSSPLPRHTPVDVRLRHWRGEPLAVVDAEGTALRCVVLVVWRVKDTARALLAVDDHTAYLRGQVESATARVLSRLPADSFGPRPAEPETLRDTEAVGDELTRLLAAECRAVGVEVFSARPLHVEYAPEVAAAMQRRRVASIDARHRDSVLTSVLDAVDDTVHRMSDRGLVGLDDYERKALVKDLTVAFYTARGPAADAR
- a CDS encoding C40 family peptidase; amino-acid sequence: MRTPEFTEEIPDACDCAGCARGTTAVAAAAHRRRCTLRGAVVAAVGATLLMGTGAGAASAEPAPAHAGRDGSKYWYKDATGWWRWTSHYSKYVANSGGSGAGAGKAASAGSPSVRTAEPTFRGRAGWDSTDRVYWYKDATGWWRWTSHKDKYERFAGGSGSSGSSRSSGSGGSSTPVRQGTEAAISFASSHLGDAYRWGGNGPHSWDCSGLVQAAYRSAGISLPRVAADQYRATTPISRSELRRGDLVFWSSNGSASGIHHVAVYLGDGKYIEAPRPGKQVRVSSFSAYNPTMYGRVR
- a CDS encoding streptophobe family protein — encoded protein: MSASSAPTAAPVPAPTARAWRDALVAVLAGFVVMAVVAAAGLYLAGAGDLPGGAFPHVVAAVVVLAAGGQMDVTGGAGFLAGADASLSVLPLSVSLAGALTAGWLFLRPLHNRAVAGARELLARAVPLVILWLAALTGAALLARQEFAISTGDSVLGDIGEILDAGPTVGFEAAVPATLGFGLLWILGLLLIALLVSRRAPLPAGLVRFHSAVRPAAFAVVALLLAYVVVGIGVGLVVAVTQGHAGRTLAVILLGLPNLVWPALTLGFGGAWEGTAEGPFGLPMPQVLDQALRASGSDAGAGLSSIDVASLAERDSRAWWLVVLAVVLLLGTGALAAARSPGYVRPWKHALHLAVALALATLVVCLLARVQAQFGLSLLGIGDAGGLGGKVDLRPLLWRTVGLAFVAGAVAGFVGALLTRRRRAPAAPAGPEGPAAPAAPTDPVTR